In a genomic window of Lacrimispora sp. BS-2:
- a CDS encoding phage tail sheath subtilisin-like domain-containing protein: protein MAEYLSPGVYVEEFDSGAQPIEGVGTSTAGFAGLAEKGPVFGVPQLVTGFADFKRTYGGYLSENEFGEYRFLAYAVEHFFINGGTRCFISRIAPSGAKQAMGFAPSKEAPAVQLIAKNPGIWGDRVSVSATPSGKAKTQVLEVLESEGGKKYRVKNGAGFLPGDVVAFTAKKETAVEYNRVVANQDNIITFETEFTGEVVDTELLPGKIISTCEMNLEVKYEDLVETFENVSFNVSAPNYIDKKTAKSHIIIAQYIGKQTEAPVSPFDEFTAAHTVSPVIVLSGGSNGSVDEITAADFIGVDNGAGRRTGIQSFLDNDEVSVMAVPGVTDPNVQLTLVAHCENLESRFAILDMPRESKKIQDMIAHREVFDSTYAALYHPWLEVFDPLDKKNAAIPPSGSMAGIYARSDNSRGVHKAPANEVVRACVGLDCQFNKDEQDILNPKGINLIRVFPGQGIRVWGARTVSGDGSWKYINVRRLFIFIEESIKANTNWVVFEPNDEVLWGRVERTISIFLTNLWRNGSFAGSSTDEAFFVNIGRSTMSQDDIDNGRLICVIGVAPVKPAEFVIFRITQKTSELAE from the coding sequence ATGGCAGAGTATTTATCACCAGGAGTATATGTCGAAGAATTTGATTCGGGCGCCCAGCCAATAGAAGGGGTAGGTACCAGTACGGCAGGGTTTGCAGGATTGGCGGAAAAAGGGCCGGTTTTCGGCGTGCCCCAGTTAGTTACTGGTTTTGCGGATTTTAAGAGGACCTATGGCGGGTATTTATCAGAAAATGAATTTGGAGAATACCGTTTTCTGGCTTATGCAGTGGAGCATTTTTTTATCAACGGAGGGACAAGGTGCTTTATCAGCAGAATAGCTCCTTCCGGTGCAAAGCAGGCGATGGGATTTGCCCCCTCAAAGGAGGCGCCTGCAGTTCAATTGATTGCAAAGAATCCGGGAATCTGGGGAGACAGAGTGAGCGTCAGTGCAACGCCGTCCGGTAAGGCCAAAACCCAGGTTTTGGAAGTGCTTGAAAGCGAAGGCGGAAAAAAATATAGAGTAAAGAACGGAGCAGGCTTTTTGCCGGGTGACGTGGTCGCTTTTACGGCTAAGAAGGAAACAGCGGTGGAATACAACAGAGTGGTTGCCAATCAGGACAACATCATCACCTTTGAAACAGAATTTACAGGGGAGGTGGTGGATACGGAGCTTCTTCCCGGAAAAATAATTTCAACCTGTGAAATGAATCTGGAAGTGAAGTATGAAGATCTGGTTGAAACCTTCGAGAATGTTTCCTTTAATGTGTCAGCCCCCAATTATATTGACAAAAAGACTGCAAAATCCCATATCATCATTGCTCAGTACATTGGAAAGCAGACGGAAGCTCCGGTTTCCCCCTTTGACGAGTTTACGGCGGCTCATACCGTATCCCCTGTCATTGTGCTCAGCGGCGGCAGCAACGGCTCCGTAGACGAGATCACTGCGGCTGATTTTATCGGTGTGGACAATGGAGCGGGCAGAAGAACGGGAATCCAGTCGTTTCTTGACAATGACGAGGTTTCTGTTATGGCGGTTCCGGGAGTAACGGATCCCAATGTGCAGCTGACCCTTGTGGCCCATTGTGAAAATCTTGAAAGCCGTTTTGCAATCCTTGATATGCCGAGAGAATCCAAAAAGATACAGGATATGATTGCTCACAGGGAGGTATTTGACAGTACCTATGCAGCTCTTTATCACCCATGGCTGGAGGTATTCGATCCCCTGGATAAGAAAAATGCGGCAATTCCTCCTTCCGGCTCCATGGCGGGAATCTATGCAAGAAGCGACAACAGCAGAGGCGTTCATAAGGCTCCGGCCAATGAGGTGGTAAGGGCATGTGTGGGACTTGACTGCCAGTTTAACAAGGACGAGCAGGATATTTTAAATCCTAAGGGAATCAATTTAATCCGCGTATTCCCCGGACAGGGCATCCGTGTATGGGGAGCAAGGACAGTCTCCGGTGACGGCAGCTGGAAATACATCAATGTCCGCCGTTTATTTATTTTTATCGAAGAATCAATTAAGGCAAACACCAATTGGGTGGTATTTGAACCCAATGATGAAGTTTTGTGGGGGCGTGTAGAGAGAACCATCAGTATATTTTTAACAAATCTGTGGAGAAATGGTTCTTTTGCCGGCAGTTCTACGGATGAAGCCTTTTTTGTGAACATAGGCAGGTCCACCATGAGCCAGGATGATATTGATAACGGAAGGCTGATTTGTGTGATCGGCGTTGCACCTGTAAAGCCGGCTGAATTTGTAATCTTCAGAATCACTCAAAAAACCAGTGAGTTGGCAGAATAA
- a CDS encoding GTP-binding protein — MNLIIVSGPPSSGKTSVILKTIASYQNRNIKVGVVKFDCLYTDDDAAYEKAGIPVKKGLSGALCPDHFFASNIEEVVNWGNEEKLDLLITESAGLCNRCSPYLKEIKGVCVIDNLSGINTPKKIGPMLKSADFVVITKGDIVSQAEREVFASCVSSVNPRAVTMHVNGLTGQGAYELGSLLYDENQNIESVQGMQLRFPMPSALCSYCLGETRIGEAFQMGNVKKINLGADKT; from the coding sequence ATGAATCTGATTATTGTATCAGGCCCCCCTTCCTCCGGGAAGACGTCTGTGATCTTAAAAACCATTGCTTCTTATCAGAACAGGAATATAAAGGTGGGTGTTGTCAAATTTGACTGCCTTTATACCGATGACGATGCCGCTTATGAAAAAGCCGGTATACCGGTAAAAAAGGGACTTTCCGGCGCCTTATGTCCCGACCATTTCTTTGCTTCCAATATCGAAGAGGTGGTAAATTGGGGCAATGAGGAAAAGCTGGACTTACTCATTACTGAATCTGCCGGTCTTTGCAACCGCTGTTCTCCTTATTTAAAGGAAATCAAGGGAGTCTGTGTCATTGACAATCTTTCCGGCATCAATACCCCGAAAAAAATCGGTCCTATGTTAAAATCTGCTGATTTTGTGGTGATTACAAAGGGGGATATTGTCTCCCAGGCGGAGCGTGAGGTTTTTGCTTCCTGCGTAAGCTCCGTAAATCCCCGAGCAGTCACCATGCATGTAAATGGCCTGACCGGGCAGGGTGCCTATGAGCTGGGAAGCCTTCTTTATGATGAAAACCAGAACATCGAATCCGTCCAGGGCATGCAGCTTCGCTTTCCCATGCCTTCCGCCCTCTGCTCCTATTGTCTTGGAGAAACAAGGATCGGAGAAGCATTTCAGATGGGAAACGTTAAAAAAATCAATTTGGGGGCAGATAAAACATGA
- the nirJ2 gene encoding putative heme d1 biosynthesis radical SAM protein NirJ2 — protein sequence MIVSWMTTNQCNLKCRHCYQDAGSKKADELTTEEAKKLIDEIAGTGFRIMIFSGGEPLMRPDIYTLVSYAAGAGLRPVFGTNGMLITEEAAKRLKKCGAAVMGISLDSLDEQKHNRFRGDENAYRLTLEGIGNCKKAGLPFQIHTTIMDWNQEEVEDIIDFSVKSGAVANYLFFLIPVGRGRYLEETSLKVMEYERLLKTIMKKQKEVPIDIKPTCAPQFTRVAKELEVDTRFTRGCLAGLSYCVVSPVGKVRPCAYMIEEAGDVRKEPFDEIWKNSSLFKTLRTRDYKGTCRDCIYGKECGGCRARAGYYNDGDYMSEDSYCAYGKQLCKGGFLIN from the coding sequence ATGATTGTTTCATGGATGACAACAAACCAGTGTAATCTTAAATGCAGGCATTGTTACCAGGATGCCGGCAGTAAAAAGGCGGATGAATTAACAACGGAGGAAGCCAAAAAGCTGATCGATGAAATCGCCGGGACCGGTTTTCGCATTATGATATTCAGCGGAGGGGAGCCGCTGATGCGCCCGGACATTTATACCCTGGTATCCTATGCGGCCGGTGCGGGCCTTCGGCCTGTTTTTGGTACCAATGGAATGCTGATTACTGAGGAGGCGGCCAAAAGGCTGAAAAAATGCGGAGCAGCAGTTATGGGAATCAGCCTTGACAGCCTGGATGAACAAAAGCATAACAGGTTCAGGGGAGATGAGAATGCATACCGGCTGACCTTAGAAGGGATCGGGAATTGTAAAAAAGCCGGCTTGCCCTTTCAGATACATACGACGATCATGGATTGGAATCAGGAAGAAGTGGAAGATATCATTGATTTCAGCGTGAAATCAGGTGCGGTAGCCAATTACCTGTTTTTTCTGATTCCCGTTGGCAGGGGGAGATATCTGGAAGAAACTTCGCTGAAAGTTATGGAGTACGAAAGACTTCTTAAGACCATTATGAAGAAGCAGAAGGAGGTTCCCATTGATATAAAGCCTACCTGCGCCCCTCAATTTACCAGAGTGGCAAAGGAGTTGGAGGTGGATACCCGCTTTACCAGAGGCTGTCTCGCCGGGCTTTCCTACTGCGTGGTAAGCCCTGTAGGAAAGGTCCGCCCCTGTGCCTATATGATCGAGGAAGCAGGAGATGTCCGCAAAGAACCCTTTGATGAGATATGGAAAAACAGCAGCCTGTTTAAAACCCTGCGCACCCGGGATTACAAGGGGACATGCCGTGACTGCATATACGGGAAAGAGTGCGGAGGCTGCCGCGCTCGGGCAGGATATTATAATGACGGTGATTATATGTCGGAAGACAGCTATTGCGCTTACGGAAAACAATTATGCAAGGGAGGTTTCTTGATAAATTGA
- a CDS encoding LacI family DNA-binding transcriptional regulator, which produces MKRKKNVTMQDIADYLSISKVTVSKALNGKDGVGRELKEKIIAVSKELNYKLPESSKACSGNSKNIAIFMKEKFAYGEAGFYLKFYQRISVELNERGYLAHLFPINPREDRKGKLLLEKHDIAGVIFLGDIEKTFLAEAKQTQLPCVLADTYDNDFDMDCVITESVYSMCELTTYLMKCGHKSIGFVGTITATNSIMDRYLGYCRAHLKAGLPIHDEWLIGDRDMEDENVEFMLPEHMPTAFVCNCDDTAYRFIRMLTEKGYRVPEDISIVSFDNDIYAELCVPKLTTAEVDINQMACKSVELICEKIDQDNVRRRGVTFVNTAIIYRDSVRNMDPPVDSTGYV; this is translated from the coding sequence GTGAAACGAAAAAAAAATGTAACAATGCAGGATATTGCAGATTATTTGTCAATCAGTAAAGTAACCGTATCCAAGGCTTTAAATGGAAAGGACGGAGTTGGCAGGGAATTAAAAGAAAAAATCATAGCAGTCAGCAAAGAGTTGAATTATAAACTTCCGGAAAGTTCAAAGGCATGTTCCGGAAATTCAAAAAATATTGCCATTTTTATGAAGGAAAAGTTTGCTTATGGAGAAGCCGGGTTTTATTTAAAGTTTTATCAGAGGATTTCTGTGGAATTAAATGAACGAGGTTATCTGGCTCACTTGTTTCCCATTAACCCCAGAGAGGACAGGAAAGGAAAGCTGCTGCTGGAAAAGCATGACATAGCCGGAGTTATTTTTCTGGGTGATATTGAAAAAACGTTTCTGGCTGAGGCGAAACAGACACAGCTTCCCTGCGTTTTAGCGGATACCTATGACAATGATTTTGATATGGACTGCGTGATTACAGAAAGTGTGTACAGCATGTGTGAATTGACAACGTATCTGATGAAGTGCGGCCATAAAAGCATTGGATTTGTGGGAACAATCACTGCTACGAACAGTATTATGGACCGGTATCTCGGCTATTGCCGTGCGCATTTGAAAGCTGGACTTCCTATTCACGATGAGTGGCTCATCGGAGACCGGGATATGGAGGATGAAAATGTGGAGTTTATGCTGCCGGAGCATATGCCTACTGCTTTTGTCTGCAACTGTGATGATACAGCGTACCGGTTTATCCGAATGTTAACGGAGAAGGGTTACCGGGTGCCGGAGGACATTTCCATTGTAAGCTTTGATAATGACATTTATGCGGAGCTTTGTGTTCCTAAGCTTACCACGGCGGAGGTGGATATTAATCAGATGGCATGTAAATCCGTTGAATTAATTTGTGAAAAAATAGATCAGGATAATGTCCGCAGAAGAGGCGTTACCTTTGTAAATACGGCGATTATTTATAGAGATTCCGTAAGGAATATGGACCCCCCTGTGGATTCCACCGGATATGTATAA
- a CDS encoding ABC transporter substrate-binding protein, which produces MAHYIKATDTIYDITEKYPETIGLFVTNGFEQLKNPVMRSTLGKTVTLEMALSMRKLNQELFMEKLEETIKQNLPDLTSGLAPARKEGGGDIRIEGVLPCPIRLPLLEKFEAWMASQKDSMDYKVDYNLKSANLGLDDVKERIIAADGNADALSDLYLSAGFDLFFDKNLMGRYRDSGTFEDISDIEQINPDFDNDAISLKDPKNQYAIIGIVPAVIMVNTAVLGDRPFPESWADLMKPEFENSVSMPMKDLDMFNAFLLHIHRYYGNEGIEKMGKALLRSMHPAQMVKSHISKEGNKVPAVTISPYFFASMADEKSPLRPVWPKDGAIISPIFLLARSKNREKVKPFVDFLYSKEIGEILSSNGKFPSTNPLVNNHLKPDQKFMWLGWDYIHSHDIGELIKTTERLFYQAAEKEAL; this is translated from the coding sequence ATGGCACATTATATAAAAGCTACCGACACCATTTACGATATCACTGAAAAATACCCCGAGACAATCGGACTGTTTGTTACAAATGGTTTTGAGCAATTAAAAAATCCAGTCATGCGCAGCACTCTTGGAAAGACGGTCACTCTGGAAATGGCTTTATCCATGCGAAAGCTCAATCAGGAGCTTTTCATGGAAAAGCTGGAAGAAACCATTAAGCAAAACCTCCCGGACCTCACCTCCGGGCTTGCACCTGCGAGAAAAGAAGGCGGAGGGGATATCCGCATTGAAGGCGTACTCCCCTGCCCCATCCGCCTTCCCCTTCTGGAAAAATTCGAAGCCTGGATGGCTTCCCAAAAAGATTCCATGGACTATAAGGTTGACTACAATTTAAAATCCGCCAACCTTGGACTGGATGATGTAAAGGAACGGATCATCGCCGCAGACGGCAATGCAGATGCCTTGTCAGATCTCTATCTTTCGGCTGGCTTTGACTTGTTCTTTGATAAAAACCTTATGGGACGCTACCGGGATTCCGGTACATTTGAAGATATTTCAGATATTGAGCAGATAAATCCTGATTTTGACAATGATGCCATTTCATTAAAGGACCCAAAGAACCAATATGCCATCATCGGCATCGTTCCGGCGGTTATTATGGTAAATACCGCTGTTTTAGGAGACCGTCCTTTTCCCGAAAGCTGGGCGGATTTAATGAAGCCGGAATTTGAAAACAGCGTCAGCATGCCTATGAAGGACTTAGACATGTTCAATGCATTTTTGCTGCACATCCACCGGTATTACGGGAATGAGGGCATTGAAAAGATGGGAAAAGCTCTTTTGCGCAGCATGCATCCGGCCCAAATGGTAAAATCCCATATTTCAAAGGAAGGAAATAAGGTTCCTGCCGTTACGATTTCCCCATACTTTTTTGCCAGCATGGCAGATGAGAAAAGTCCTCTCCGTCCCGTATGGCCAAAGGATGGGGCGATCATCAGCCCGATTTTCCTTTTGGCAAGATCAAAGAACAGGGAAAAGGTCAAGCCATTTGTGGACTTCCTGTATTCCAAAGAAATAGGTGAAATCCTCTCCTCTAACGGAAAATTTCCTTCTACCAATCCGCTGGTAAACAACCACTTAAAACCTGATCAGAAATTCATGTGGCTTGGCTGGGATTATATTCACAGCCACGATATTGGAGAGCTGATCAAAACTACAGAGCGGCTGTTTTATCAGGCAGCAGAAAAGGAGGCTTTATGA
- a CDS encoding ATP-binding cassette domain-containing protein, which yields MMELSLDQLLKEYPFVNAYFEQNKLDIAGYGDKTFREFLDHFTEEELEDQAIDREKLLSDLPVYLEQMSAFLGLEKSNRVLSMTILAGYDKSGNPEGFSELTVETSQIISIVGPTGSGKSRLLADIEWAAQRDTPTGRSILINGKKPDNKWRFSSNNRLVAQLSQNMNFVMDLTVEEFLRMHAVSRLVEDPQTVIEQIILAANDLAGEKFDLTTPVTSLSGGQSRALMIADTAILSSSPIVLIDEIENAGIDRKKALELLISSDKIVLMATHDPLLALMADKRIIIKNGGISKVLDTNEEEKLLLEELEKMDSLIQTARQELRKGSTLSGKTLNMEI from the coding sequence ATGATGGAATTAAGCTTAGACCAGCTTCTTAAAGAGTATCCCTTTGTAAACGCATACTTTGAACAAAATAAACTGGATATTGCCGGATACGGGGATAAAACTTTTCGGGAGTTTTTAGATCATTTTACAGAGGAAGAATTGGAGGACCAGGCCATTGACAGGGAAAAGCTCCTGTCCGATCTTCCTGTCTATTTAGAGCAGATGAGTGCATTTCTGGGGCTTGAAAAGAGCAACCGGGTCCTTTCCATGACAATCCTGGCGGGATATGACAAATCCGGCAATCCGGAAGGCTTTTCAGAGCTTACGGTGGAAACCTCTCAGATCATTTCTATCGTAGGACCTACGGGGTCCGGCAAAAGCCGCCTTTTGGCGGATATCGAATGGGCGGCGCAAAGGGATACGCCTACAGGCCGCAGCATTTTGATCAATGGAAAGAAGCCGGATAATAAATGGCGTTTTTCCTCCAACAACCGGTTGGTGGCACAGCTGTCCCAGAACATGAATTTTGTCATGGACCTTACGGTAGAGGAATTTTTAAGGATGCACGCCGTAAGCCGTCTGGTAGAGGACCCCCAGACTGTAATTGAACAGATTATCCTGGCCGCCAATGATCTGGCGGGAGAAAAATTTGACTTAACCACTCCTGTCACCAGCTTAAGCGGAGGACAGTCCAGAGCCCTGATGATCGCAGATACCGCTATCTTAAGCTCTTCTCCCATTGTTCTCATCGATGAGATCGAAAATGCCGGGATCGACCGCAAAAAAGCTCTTGAGCTGTTGATTTCTTCCGATAAGATCGTGTTAATGGCAACTCACGACCCTCTTCTGGCGCTTATGGCAGACAAACGGATCATCATTAAAAACGGGGGAATCAGCAAAGTCTTAGATACTAATGAGGAAGAAAAGCTCTTGTTAGAGGAACTTGAAAAAATGGATTCCCTGATACAGACTGCACGTCAGGAGCTGCGTAAGGGAAGTACCTTGTCTGGGAAAACCCTGAACATGGAGATATAA
- a CDS encoding alpha-L-fucosidase: MNNCWFHNAKLGIFIHYGIYAVNGIAESWSFYNGAISYEDYMKQLDGFYADQFDASAWADLIERSGAKYAVLTAKHHDGVALFDTRFSDLSVAKKTPAKRDIVKEYAEEIRKRGIHLGIYYSLIDWSHKDYASVYTDGKIPDNPKEINPFTSPVDGKEDQEKWQRFLEFNNNQLKELLTNYGKVDLLWFDGDWERSASQWGLPGFKDYLKSLNPDLIINSRLQGYGDYKTPEQGIPITRPKGDWEFCTTINSSWGYQPKDNEYKSLNQIIRMFCDCISMGGNMLLDIGPRQDGTIDSRQEAILTGLGSWIREHEEAVYDTDEGITTCYYLGGSTISSDRETLYLFVYDNPKESICLKGLCSPIKKITVLHSGKELYYENHGGVPWFQIPGTTWIQMTAEDCHDLVTVVKVELEGEIKMYGGFGGLVNYS; encoded by the coding sequence ATGAATAATTGTTGGTTTCATAATGCAAAGCTTGGAATATTTATACACTACGGGATTTATGCAGTCAACGGAATTGCAGAATCCTGGTCCTTTTACAATGGAGCCATCAGCTATGAAGACTATATGAAACAGCTGGATGGATTTTATGCGGATCAATTTGATGCGTCTGCCTGGGCAGATCTGATTGAGCGTTCAGGGGCGAAATACGCTGTCCTGACTGCAAAGCATCATGATGGCGTGGCATTGTTTGATACCAGATTCAGTGATTTAAGCGTGGCAAAAAAGACCCCTGCAAAACGGGACATTGTAAAAGAATATGCAGAGGAAATAAGAAAGCGCGGCATTCATCTGGGGATTTATTATTCGCTGATCGACTGGTCCCATAAGGATTATGCCAGCGTTTATACAGATGGGAAAATTCCTGATAATCCAAAGGAAATAAACCCCTTTACGTCCCCTGTTGATGGAAAAGAAGACCAGGAAAAATGGCAGCGTTTTTTAGAATTTAATAACAATCAGTTAAAGGAACTGCTTACCAATTACGGAAAGGTGGATTTACTCTGGTTTGACGGAGACTGGGAACGCAGCGCCAGCCAATGGGGGCTGCCTGGGTTTAAGGATTATTTAAAATCATTGAATCCGGATCTGATCATCAACTCCAGACTGCAGGGCTATGGGGATTATAAGACGCCGGAACAGGGAATCCCTATTACAAGGCCAAAGGGAGACTGGGAGTTTTGTACTACGATTAACAGTTCCTGGGGATACCAGCCAAAGGACAATGAGTACAAATCTCTAAACCAGATCATTCGTATGTTTTGCGATTGCATTTCTATGGGTGGAAATATGCTGCTTGATATCGGACCGCGCCAGGACGGGACCATTGATTCCCGCCAGGAGGCAATCTTAACAGGGCTTGGCTCCTGGATACGGGAGCATGAGGAGGCTGTTTATGACACAGATGAAGGGATTACGACCTGTTATTATCTGGGCGGAAGTACCATATCTTCTGACAGGGAAACTTTATATCTGTTTGTGTACGATAATCCAAAGGAATCCATTTGTTTGAAGGGATTGTGCAGCCCCATAAAGAAAATTACCGTTCTGCATTCAGGCAAAGAGCTGTATTATGAAAACCATGGCGGAGTTCCCTGGTTTCAGATTCCGGGGACCACTTGGATTCAGATGACAGCAGAAGACTGCCACGATCTGGTGACTGTGGTAAAAGTTGAGCTGGAAGGAGAAATTAAGATGTATGGCGGTTTTGGGGGGTTAGTGAATTATTCCTGA
- a CDS encoding D-2-hydroxyacid dehydrogenase, which translates to MKIVILDGYTENPGDLSWSGMEELGEVTVYDRTPAELIVERIGDAEIVYTNKTPVSKSTLEACPAIKYIGVLATGYNVVDVEAAKEKGIPVSNIPAYGTEAVAQFTIALLLELCHHIGAHSQCVMEGEWTRREDFCFWNYPLTELAGKTMGIIGYGRIGQATAKIAQAFGMNILACSRNRNISLESETCHYADLDELLANSDVISLHCPLLPETQGMINKETIAKMKDHVMILNSSRGPLIVEEDIMEALNSGKVGGAAVDVVSVEPMKADNPLLKAKNCIITPHIAWAPKETRQRLMDIAVDNLKSYVKGQPRNVVNQ; encoded by the coding sequence ATGAAGATCGTAATATTAGACGGATATACAGAAAATCCCGGAGATTTATCCTGGAGCGGAATGGAAGAATTGGGAGAGGTTACGGTATATGACAGGACTCCGGCGGAGCTGATTGTGGAGCGGATCGGCGATGCGGAGATAGTCTATACCAATAAGACGCCTGTCAGTAAATCCACATTAGAGGCATGTCCTGCTATAAAATACATCGGTGTGCTGGCAACCGGCTACAATGTTGTGGATGTAGAGGCAGCCAAGGAAAAGGGCATTCCGGTGTCCAATATCCCTGCATATGGGACAGAAGCTGTTGCCCAGTTTACCATTGCCCTTTTATTGGAGCTGTGTCATCACATTGGTGCACATTCCCAATGTGTCATGGAAGGGGAATGGACCAGAAGGGAAGATTTTTGCTTTTGGAATTACCCTTTAACAGAACTGGCGGGAAAAACCATGGGAATTATTGGATATGGAAGAATCGGACAGGCCACGGCTAAAATTGCACAGGCTTTTGGTATGAACATTTTAGCCTGTTCCAGAAATAGGAATATAAGCCTGGAATCGGAAACCTGCCATTATGCGGATCTGGATGAGCTGCTTGCAAATTCAGATGTAATTTCCCTCCATTGCCCCCTTCTTCCTGAGACTCAGGGAATGATCAATAAAGAGACCATAGCGAAAATGAAAGATCATGTTATGATTCTCAACAGCTCCAGAGGTCCCCTTATTGTGGAAGAGGATATAATGGAAGCATTAAACAGCGGCAAAGTAGGTGGCGCGGCAGTTGATGTTGTATCGGTGGAACCTATGAAGGCAGATAATCCGCTGCTGAAAGCAAAGAACTGTATCATTACCCCTCATATTGCCTGGGCTCCGAAAGAGACGAGACAGAGACTGATGGATATTGCAGTGGATAATCTAAAGTCTTATGTGAAGGGACAGCCAAGGAACGTTGTAAATCAATGA
- a CDS encoding ABC transporter substrate-binding protein: MKKITMVYAVMLFVIVNMLAGCGGRTGKPVDEIPEGYCFTDALGQEVAVRNPEHVVALMGSFAEVWQAAGGRLSGVTDDAFNERGMELSEETVSVGKYNSPNVEKIIALNPELVLLSSETKEHTALKEVLKQAGITAAYFKVTYFEDYLSMLKTCTEITGRKEMYQKKGLDIKTEIEEILAGTKNQEPPSVLLLITYSGGAVAQNSRTMTGKMLHDLGCKNIADENQSLLKEFSMESIIKEDPDYIFVIPMGNDDALAMKNLEESIEKNPAWNGLTAVKNNRYILLPKEKFLYKPNEKWGESYQYLSEILYGKK; encoded by the coding sequence TTGAAGAAAATAACCATGGTGTATGCAGTGATGCTTTTTGTGATAGTAAATATGCTTGCCGGATGCGGCGGCAGGACTGGGAAACCGGTTGATGAGATACCGGAGGGGTATTGCTTTACCGATGCCCTGGGCCAGGAGGTGGCGGTCAGGAATCCGGAGCATGTGGTGGCTTTAATGGGGAGCTTTGCAGAAGTCTGGCAGGCAGCCGGAGGCAGGCTTTCCGGTGTTACGGACGATGCATTTAATGAAAGAGGGATGGAACTTTCAGAGGAAACTGTTTCTGTAGGGAAATATAACAGTCCCAATGTGGAAAAAATCATAGCTTTAAATCCGGAGCTGGTTTTATTGTCATCAGAAACCAAGGAACATACAGCGCTCAAAGAGGTTTTGAAACAGGCAGGTATTACGGCTGCTTATTTTAAAGTGACATATTTTGAAGACTATCTGTCCATGCTTAAAACCTGTACGGAAATAACCGGGAGAAAAGAGATGTATCAGAAAAAAGGTTTGGATATAAAAACAGAGATTGAGGAAATCCTTGCCGGCACAAAGAATCAGGAGCCGCCCTCTGTTTTACTTCTCATAACTTACTCCGGTGGAGCGGTGGCGCAAAATTCCAGGACCATGACAGGAAAAATGTTACATGACCTGGGCTGTAAAAATATAGCCGACGAGAATCAGAGCCTGTTAAAGGAGTTCAGCATGGAAAGCATCATAAAAGAAGATCCGGATTATATTTTTGTGATCCCCATGGGAAATGACGATGCCCTTGCAATGAAAAATTTAGAGGAAAGCATTGAAAAGAATCCGGCATGGAATGGCCTTACTGCCGTCAAAAATAACCGTTACATTCTTCTGCCAAAGGAAAAGTTCCTTTATAAACCCAATGAAAAATGGGGAGAAAGCTATCAATACCTTTCGGAGATTCTTTATGGAAAGAAATAA